A single region of the Brienomyrus brachyistius isolate T26 chromosome 10, BBRACH_0.4, whole genome shotgun sequence genome encodes:
- the LOC125750167 gene encoding phospholipase A and acyltransferase 4-like, producing the protein MPEALPPPLVTVPPVTPDPDPTPVPPALVPEKVLDSPTAAPPSLEDDDEPKPGDLIEIFHGPYQHWAIYAGDDYVIHLTTASEAGSNSTMSVLNDKGIVKREKLLDVVGDNGYRINNLLDDKYEPRSVSTILKDDRSRVGQELPYSVIQHNCEHFVTDLRYGKPESRQVGVLVNAL; encoded by the exons atgcccgaggcgctccctccaccTCTAGTGACTGTACCCCCTGTGACTCCTGATCCTgatcccactcctgtccctcctgccctagtccccgagaaGGTCCTGGACAGTCCAACCgccgctcctccctccttggag GATGATGATGAGCCGAAACCCGGTGACCTAATTGAGATTTTTCATGGACCATACCAGCACTGGGCCATATACGCTGGAGATGATTATGTCATCCACCTCACCACAGCAA GCGAGGCTGGTTCCAACAGCACGATGTCTGTCTTGAATGACAAGGGTATTGTAAAAAGGGAAAAGTTGTTGGATGTGGTGGGTGACAATGGATACCGCATCAACAACCTTCTGGATGATAAATATGAGCCCAGGAGTGTCAGCACCATACTGAAAGATGATCGGAGTCGAGTGGGTCAGGAGCTGCCATACAGTGTCATTCAACACAACTGTGAGCATTTTGTGACAGACCTGAGGTACGGCAAGCCAGAGTCCCGACAGGTGGGTGTCTTAGTCAATGCTTTATGA